The genomic stretch CATTTGACTATGCTACTTATTATATAATAAAATTCGTTTTTGCTAAAGATTACTTTGTGCGGTAGATGTTATTGATAGATTGAAGAAACCGGGAAAATTGGAAGAAATAGTTCTCAAAAGCGTCATTGACATTGAACTTAACAggtaagttttacaatttaaattaATGCATTATGATAAACAGATAAGTTGTTGTAACTTACAGATATAAATTTTGTGCAGTGGAGATGCATTGAACATAACTCTTTGGTCTCATGTTGCCAAAATCTTCGGTGACCACCTTAACTCTGACACTACAAAAACGAATGTGGTCGTACTAACGTCTCTCACAACGAAGACTTTTTAACGGTATTACAAAGCTTTGTTATTAATACCTCTCTTACTTTCAAGACAAAATAGGCACACAAATTGAAGAATATGTCTACTGCAGGAAATATTACAATGGGTCCAACAGATCAAACTAGAATATATGAAGATATCAACCTGCCTCAGAAAAAAGAGTACATTGAAGGGTAACTAATATTCTCTTTAGCACACTTTTAAACTACGTACTAAAAAATAAGATCCATAAACTATTATCTTACGCATAAAGGATTGATACTGCCAATTCGAATTTTGAGTTAGACACATATTATGCTTCTGAGGACATAGAAAATATACGAACATTGACAATAAAAGAACTTACCGAGTTGACATATGCTAGTAATGTTGCTGATGGGACAAAGGTCATATGCAAATCGACTATCACCAGAATCAATACGACAAAGCCTTGGTACTTCACTTCTTGCCTAAGCTGTCGCAAGAAGTTAATATATGAAGACGGAGAAAAAATATGCCGATTTTGTAAAAAACCGGCAGATATCCCGATCACAAGGTAAGAAACCTGTTGTTCTTCCTATTAATTAAAGTAATGCTTAACATATGAATATATGGTACATCTATTTATTATCAACTATATAGGTACAGAGTGGAATTCGAGGTTGAAGATCACACGGGCAACAACACATTTGTGTTGTTAGACAGATTGGCAGAGAGTCTTATACAAGTACCAGTTACTACACTTTTGAGCGACAACAGTGAGGTATATAACAAACAATCTTTAAAATTTTGAAATACTTAAATGTTTAAATAAATGAGATTACTAATTACTCATTCACTAAACTATTACCAGGACGAAAATTGGTCGGAGAAACCCATGTCTTTGAAGTTAAGCTTAACAAGTACAACCTGATAGACAAAAAGGAAGGATTTATAGTCAACAAAAACAAAAGTCCAGACATGCCTTCCAACCAAGACCTTGGAGATGTAACTTCTTTCACCTTAATTACATAATAACACTTAATTTAAGCGTTGGCTAAGTACCTCACACCGGGATTCTGGAAACCAACAACCTCCTATGCCGAAGGAAACACACTTAATTATACAAGAATACTAAGATTTCCCCATGCTGAAGGAAACACTGTAACACCCctatataccaaggagccttgaCAAGaccttgttggagtatgtgtcctcgaaaataatgcgatcacatgtttaaatctcatattaagaatacataagggaatgtaacattttattgtcaactgatccacattaatcggtaatgattggcagactagagtttgacattactgtcatgcgacggtggtgatcagttgatcccttaaggtcatacctctagggaaacattcttaattgataaaTTGATTGactgtatgatgatacaagttaattaattccttaaaattgaacaaatgattttgtgagtgatagtacgtatcttattgtaatttgataaAATAAGATTCGtgttaagtaattaaattgttttattacttaaggtttatttattatttaagaaacaattaaaataagaatgaattggttattataaatacaagtagttatgattataattaaatgacccattttaagttatggtaattgtgaattactagttaatttttgtatgtgatttattttgtttatataatgatttttaatttgtcaaaaatgcattatttaaatgacatgtctataGTAACATGTCAAATTTgtcactgatgtgaccataattagcgcacattaagtccctgaattagcctcgttcccatgctttttagtgcatattttggtcatttactatctttagttctttgttttgcatattctttgtgattttgatcccttggtaggaaaggagtaggaatcttgcattttcatggcaaaacaagactaaattgatcgaatccaatgaccaagcatcaaggagagacaagattagaaggcctttgtacatattatagtagatgagcaatgttgagaaaggatccttgagtccccgaggaaatccccaaggatttcatgaagaaaagggaagaaacgaagaagaatttgtgctgaactacaatccgagcggattgtctccaatcagcccgtctcctcacagcacaatccgagcggcttcctCCAAatacgctcggattgcaccgccacAATCCGCCCAGATTCTCTCGAATCCGCTCgaattccatcgccagaatccgcccgtcccgaccctaatccgcacggattccttcacagccgaTTTCCtcttcttcaagcaaagaaagaaagaagcccttccttcggaaaataccggctcctccttgctcaatctaaaaagtgtaattactagtttagcccttagttaaccctaatgcatcctccctaattttcactataaataccccattagtctaattagaggagcatgttcttcttatcaataattagtgtagttaatatcaatcaaatctctctttaatattgtaatcaagtattaatcaagttttaatccaagttttagttctttaatctctctcttgttcatcctttattttgggtaattgaagattatttgggttattatttaggagattgacaacctctcaatcaaacatcaagtacttctattattcttgatttgttattggaatcattagtaggtataatctcttaatccctttttaattattgttaattactttcatttattcatcatgtttcaatttgttggtatgattgacaaccttcctagcatgatcaacatgataatgagtgagtagtcttttagctagggttaatgggtgattaggggaaaccaacatgggaaatgattcatgcttaaattaatatgcttccatggtttatttgcttgcttgttttgatcttaactcatgcacatgttatgtttgatgaaatgctaagcctatgaatccttgcatttaccaccatcacctatcttttcaatgagacttgtaagatataaaccaactcgagtctcattagaccatgcatgttgttgagtagggaagattaagtcgacttgtaggtgttgtacaatctaatcgattcggctccgggacccaaaatttcctaggattgtaagatataacctaactcaatccatcacaacaataattgcttgcttataatttgagaacatgtttgtatgatcatatcccatgattcccctatgatcccatgacaccctagtgctttttaatcaattgtttacaaccctttttaattcatcttgctagtttattttcattgctattttagttagtgaccttctacatcaacccaaattgtgacacccctaagacaccactagtttcaatagaaatctcatttcaattcccgtcccttgggatccgacctttacttgcctctttactaattgtagagttgtttgtgaagttttaaattgtgttttgattcgaccgtgacccaacgaccacatctttaattgtgaacacgaaacggacccgatcaaaaatggcgccgttgccggggacggtgtttgtttgatttagatttcttttattgttattagttgtgtcttttctttgccttggggaagtaaaactcctcaaggtttgctctaattgttttcgagttgttcgatattttgcgagatggatttcatagattgttttgtagaggaccacttgagtataccttacttcaaggatcccatgcaagcattggaagccttggaagcaagtaaggctaacaatatgtattgggaattggaggtggatctttttgaggccgctctagctaacaaggaacttactcgtgcacaatccgaattagtgcataatattctagtggaagcatgtcaacccatagaggatgagcagtCCATCCTAGAAGAGattttacaaactcaagagcaagaggaaccatcatggaatttgaatatgatgaggtcgAAAATGAAGtcgaatatgctatgagaatggaatgtctaatggagatggagcaaattctcaatgaaactccaaaggaggaaagtaaggtacaaactcctactttgaaaccccttcccccaaatttgaaatatgcttaccttgatgaatcaaagaccaaacccgtgattgttaatgatagacttgatgatgaccaattgggaaaattacttgatgtgttgaaacaacatgagaaagctataggttatagtctagatgaccttaaggggataagtcccaacttttgcatgcatagaattcatctagaggaagaccatagacctaccattcaaccccaaagaagattgaacccccacatgcaagaagttgtcaaaggagaagtcatgaaattacttgatgcgggaatcatatatcccatatcggattctttgtgggttagccccgtccaagtggtaccaaagaaaggaggtaccacggtagtgacaaatgagaagaatgaactaatacccacaagaatgatcaccggttggcgtatgtgcattgactatcgaaaattaaactctGCAACAAGAAAGGactacttccccttaccattcattgaccaaatgcttgagaggttagcctccaacaaattcttttgttaccttgacgggtattcgggattcttccaaatccctatacacccggatgaccaacataagaccacattcacatgcccttatggcacttttgcatataggaggatgccttttggtttatgtaatgtccccgccactttccaaagatgcatgatgagtgtcttctacgattacctagagaccataatggaagtttgtatggatgattttagtgtttatggaaaggactttgactcatgtttgcataatctttctcttgtgttgcaaaagtgtgaagatgttagtcttgttttaaattgggaaaagtgtcacttcatggtcaataaaggaattgtcttgggtcatttgatttcggaaaagggcatcgaggtcgataaagctaaagttgaggtgatagagaaactcccacctcccgtgaatgttagaggggtgagaagttttctcggtcacgcgggtttttatcgtcgtttcataaaggatttttcaaaaatagcgaaacccctcactcaacttttgcttaaagatgcccaattccaattcactgatgagtgcgttgaagcttttaataggatcaaagaagcactaatctcggcaccaattatccaacccccgaattgggagttacctttcgaggtTATGTGTGACACTAGCagctacgccgttggagcggttctcggccaacgggtagggagagctcttcacgccatctattacataagcaagaccctcaaccccacccaagtgaattatga from Silene latifolia isolate original U9 population chromosome 2, ASM4854445v1, whole genome shotgun sequence encodes the following:
- the LOC141641153 gene encoding uncharacterized protein LOC141641153: MGFKFHPLVKSLSLSHLMFADDLLLFCKGNAPSIKTIIRTFSTFSATSGLKMSKGKSNVYFNGVNEVLRSDFLHVSGLVQGRVPFRYLGVPIKTTRLSAQDYKPLIDKIGGKERVRLLCAVDVIDRLKKPGKLEEIVLKSVIDIELNSGDALNITLWSHVAKIFGDHLNSDTTKTNVVAHKLKNMSTAGNITMGPTDQTRIYEDINLPQKKEYIEGIDTANSNFELDTYYASEDIENIRTLTIKELTELTYASNVADGTKVICKSTITRINTTKPWYFTSCLSCRKKLIYEDGEKICRFCKKPADIPITRYRVEFEVEDHTGNNTFVLLDRLAESLIQVPVTTLLSDNSEDENWSEKPMSLKLSLTSTT